In a genomic window of Vigna angularis cultivar LongXiaoDou No.4 chromosome 6, ASM1680809v1, whole genome shotgun sequence:
- the LOC108341791 gene encoding 60S ribosomal protein L18a, giving the protein MVTFRFHQYQVVGRALPTEADQHPKIYRMKLWATNEVRAKSKFWYFLRKLKKVKKSNGQMLAINEIFEKNPTKIKNYGIWLRYQSRTGYHNMYKEYRDTTLNGAVEQMYNEMASRHRVRCPCIQIIKTATIPAKLCKRESTKQFHNSKIKFPLVFKKVRPPSRKLKTTYKAKKPNLFM; this is encoded by the exons ATGGTTACGTTCAGG TTTCATCAGTACCAGGTCGTTGGGAGGGCTCTCCCAACGGAAGCAGATCAGCACCCTAAGATTTACCGCATGAAGCTTTGGGCTACCAACGAGGTTCGCGCAAAATCTAAGTTCTG GTATTTTTTGAGGAAGCTCAAGAAAGTGAAGAAGAGCAATGGTCAAATGCTCGCTATCAATGAG ATTTTTGAGAAGAACCCAACTAAAATTAAGAACTATGGGATATGGTTGAGGTATCAGAGTAGGACCGGTTACCACAACATGTATAAGGAGTACCGTGATACCACTCTAAATGGCGCAGTTGAGCAGATGTACAATGAGATGGCTTCTCGTCACAGGGTCAGGTGCCCTTGCATCCAAATCATTAAGACTGCCACCATCCCAGCCAAGCTTTGCAAGAGGGAGAGCACCAAACAATTCCACAACTCCAAAATCAAGTTCCCATTGGTCTTCAAGAAAGTTAGGCCACCATCTAGGAAGCTGAAGACCACATACAAGGCCAAGAAGCCCAACTTGTTTATGTAA